A region from the Aegilops tauschii subsp. strangulata cultivar AL8/78 chromosome 5, Aet v6.0, whole genome shotgun sequence genome encodes:
- the LOC109743591 gene encoding uncharacterized protein: MERKAEARHQQLLHGVSLDLRLNTVTHQRGGPRPASPAAPAALDNVGREAFACNYCHRKFLSLQVLGGHQNAHKLERTLAKRSRDVPSSAVATATASSSTAAHSWLHAGGGELWGYSASAAAPDSAKIAPLMGMGMGWAGTGSTAEAAGEAVPEVDLSLKL; this comes from the coding sequence ATGGAGAGAAAGGCAGAGGCGCGCCACCAGCAGCTGCTCCACGGCGTGAGCCTGGACCTGCGTCTCAACACGGTCACCCACCAGCGCGGGGGGCCGCGCCCGGCGTCCCCCGCTGCTCCCGCGGCGCTCGACAACGTCGGCAGGGAGGCCTTCGCCTGCAACTACTGCCACCGCAAGTTCTTAAGCTTGCAGGTGCTCGGCGGCCACCAGAACGCGCACAAGCTGGAGCGCACCCTCGCCAAGCGCAGCCGCGACGTCCCCTCCTCAGCCGTCGCCACGGCGACTGCTTCCTCTTCCACGGCCGCCCACAGCTGGCTCCACGCCGGCGGCGGGGAGCTCTGGGGGTACTCTGCTTCGGCCGCTGCTCCGGACTCCGCGAAGATAGCGCCACTGATGGGCATGGGGATGGGCTGGGCTGGCACCGGCAGCACGGCAGAGGCCGCCGGGGAAGCGGTGCCGGAGGTCGACCTGTCGCTCAAGCTCTGA